The Moorena producens PAL-8-15-08-1 genomic interval GGTTAAATGCCCGGTTATGGCGTACCTTTCCTTAAAGCTGCTATAGCTATCCTCTATTTCTTTGACAGGTTCATGTTTTGCGTAGTTCTCAGCAACTTCGATCCAGAAGCGTTTTCTTTGGAATGGGTAGGTGGGCAGTGTCACTTTAGATCTGGGATAGTTTCCCTCAAAGCCTTTCCAATCGATTTGCAACCCACGCACATACAGCTCACCCAGACTCTGGAGGATCTGCTGCCAATCCTCCTGCCGGGGTCGCAGTGAAGGTAGCCATATGCATGTCTTTTTAGAGATACACTGACGACCCAAGCCCAACAGGATGGGCTTGGGGCCGCATTCGAGGAATACTTCATAGCCGGACTGGTGCAAGGTCTCCATCCCAGCAACAAAGTTAACGGGAAAAAAGATATGGCGACACCAGTACTCGGCAGTGGCCACTTCAACAGTAGCTACTTCTCCAGTCACATTAGAGATCATCTTGATTTTCGGTTCAGAATAACTTACCTGTCGAGCTACTGTTTTAAACTCCTCAATCATCGGCTCCATCAATGGAGAATGAAACCCGTGGGAAACTTTCAACGGCTTGGTCTTGACTCCCTCGATCTGGAGTTGGTCTGCTACTGCCTGCACCCCTGCTTCTAGCCCCGAGATAACGGTACTTTCTGGAGCATTAATGGCCGCGATCGCCACATGATTAGGGCTGGGGCTAGCACCAATGTTTGCCCTGACCTGCTCAACCGAGGCAATGACCGATACCATGGCTCCATCTTGAGGCAAGCTGTTCATCAGCCGAGCTCGTTCAGCAATCAACTTCAAACCATCTTCCAGGCTAAACACTCCTGCCACACAGGCTGCCACATATTCACCGACACTGTGACCCATCACCACATCCGGTTCAATGCCCCAAGATTTCCACAACTGGGCTAGGGCATATTCGATGGCAAATAGAGCTGGTTGAGTATAGGCAGTCTCATCTATTGGTGAAGTTTCCCCTGGTTCTGGATACAAAACACTAAGCAGAGGCTTTTGTTGATACAGACGTAGAATGGTATCACATTGCTCAAGAGTTTTGCGGAAGATAGGCTCTTGTTCATAGAGTTCCCTTCCCATATTCACATACTGTGAACCTTGGCCTGTGAATAAAAATGCCACTTTGGGCTTAGTCGTTGTACTTTGTAGTTCTTTTTGGTATAAACCTGCCACTTCTTTTGAGATACTGAAGGCGGCAAGTTTTTCTTTTAATTCGACAGATGAAGAAGCGACTACTGCCAGACGATGTTTGAAATGGGTACGCCCTGTATTCGCACTAAAGCAAATATCTCCTAGAGCTAACTCTTGATGAGTCTCTAGGTGTTTCTGATAGCGAGTTGCTAATTCAGTGAGCGCTTCTCGACTCTTAGCTGATAGAGTCAGAAGATGAAATGGACGCTCACTGAAGTCTTCACTTTTGACTTTTGAATTACCTCCGTTGTTAAGGGGGGCTAGGGGGGATTCGGCAAAGCCGACGCTACGCGAACGACTTTTGAATTGTGAGGGTGCTTCTTCCAACACCACATGGGCGTTGGTACCACTAAAACCAAAGGAACTGACCCCCGCGAAGAGTTTTTCGGAACCAGCTGACCAAGGAGTAGGTTGGGTTGGCACATTAAGTGGCAGTTCATCCCAGTTGATATAAGGATTGGGCTCCCTCAAGTGCAGATGGGGGGCAATTTCCTGGTGTTGCAGTTGTAAGACAACTTTGAGTAGACCTGCTATACCCGCCGCTGCTTCTAGGTGACCGATATTGGTCTTCAGTGAACCAATGATCAGGGGGTGTTCTTGGGAATGACTTGCACCGAATACTGCCCCGATTGCCCCCACTTCTATCGGATCTCCTAGAGAAGTGCCGGTGCCGTGGGCTTCGATGTAGCTAACCTGGACTGGGTCTACTCCTCCATTCTTTAGAGCCTGACGAATTACCGCCTGCTGAGATGGCCCATTGGGCACTGTCAAACCCCCAGAAGGACCATCCTGGTTAATGGCAGAGCCTCGAATCACTGCTAAAATCTGGTCTTGGCTTGCGATCGCATCCGATAGTCGCTTGAGGACAATGATGCCACAACCTTCCCCTCGCACATAACCGTTAGCCGCTGCATCGAAGGTTTTACAACGTCCGTCAGGAGCCAACATCCTCCCTTGGGAGAAGGTGATACTGGCTTCTGGAGAGAGCAGCAAGTTCACCCCACCTGCTAATGCTAGATGACACTCTTGTTGACGTAGGCTTTGACAGGCCAGATGAACCGCTACCAAAGACGAAGAACAGGCAGTATCCACGGCCATTGATGGTCCGGTTAATCCCAGAACATAGGACAGCCGTCCTGCAGCAGCACTAAAAGCATTGCCAGTGCCAAAATAAGCATCGGGAGCCTCAGTGCCCAAGAGTCGTTTGGCGTAATCATTGGTGCTAATACCAACAAATACTCCTGTTAGGCTGTTATACAACTGTTCGGATACTTGATGAGCATATTCTAGGGCTTCCCAACTTACTTCCAGTAATAACCGCTGCTGGGGGTCAAGGCTGGTAGCTTCCCGAGGTAAAATTTTAAAAAATTGCGAGTCAAAGGTATCTACCTCCGTCAAAAAACCACCGTCACGGGTATATATTTTCCCGGTTGTATCTGGGTCAGGGTCGTAGTACGAATCAATATCCCATCGGTTTTTTGGCACTTCAGTAATAGTATCTACTCCATCGTGCAATATACGCCAGAAGGCTTCTGGGTTATCAATTCCTCCAGGAAATCGGCAGCCTATACCAATGATGGCAATTGGTTCTGTCTTGGCACGTTCTAAAGCATCCAGCTTAGATTGCATGCTTTCTAGCTGAAGTAGAGCATTTGCCATCAAAGAACTATGGTCTATAGTTGTTGAATTTCTGTTCACTATAGGTTTCCTCCTTTTAGAGTTGCGAGTTTTTGGGCGAGTAAGTTTGCGATTTCATCTTGAGACATTTCTTTTAAGTCACCAGCTGAAAAATCAGCCTTCTGCTCTACAGCTTGTGACTCTGAATCAGATGAAACGGAAAGCTGATAGCAAAGCACATCTTCCCCTAGATAATCAACCAGTGCTTCCAATGTCGGATAATCAAACAGGACAGTTGAAGGGATTGAATGACCTAAACTCGATTCGAGACGATTTTTCAACTCCACTGCCATCAGGGAGTCTATTCCCAAGTCAAATAACGGTTGGCGTGGCTCTATCTGCTCCGGAGCTGTTAACCCCAAAACTCTGGCTAGTTGTGAACTGACATGAGTCATTAACAGCTCCCGACGTTCATGGACTGGCGTCGCATCCAATTCCTGAATAAACTCTGATTTGCCTGGCTGTGACTGCCCCAATGGGGAAGTGAAAGCCTGCAACAATGGGATATTAATATCACCAGGGAATTGTCTGAAAAACTCAGACCAGTTCACAGGCAATACCCCCACCTGGGTAGCCTCCTGTGCCAGCACCTCTTCCAATAGCAGTAATCCCTGATCTGGGGGGATGGGGCTAATCCCCTGAGCTGTGATCCGTTTTTGGCTTTGATGATCCAGACGACCTGCCATGCCTACTTCTGCCCACGGTCCCCAGTTGATGCTCAACCCTGGTAAACCTTTTGCCCGTCGATGATGGGCTAGGGCATCCATAAACCCATTAGCCGCAGCATAGTTTCCTTGACCTGGTGAACCCAGTAATGAAGCCATCGAGGAGAAACACACAAAAAAGTCCAACTGCAGATGCTCAGTCAAGGTATGCAGATGCCAAGCCCCTTCTACTTTTGGTGCCATCACTCGGGTAAAGCGCTCCCAACTCATCTGCTGCAGTACCCCATCATCTAATACCCCGGCTCCATGAATCACACCTCGCAATGGTGGATACGATGAGTCAATTTTTGCCAGGATTCTGGCCACATCTTGTTCCTTGGACACATCCCCTGACACTACTAGTACCTCAGCCCCTGACTGTTCTAGCTGATTAATTACTTCCTGAGCTGCAACAGATGGAGCCCTACGCCCCATCAGTACCATATGCCTTGCTCCGATAGATACCATCCACTGAGCTACCCTCAGTCCCAAGGCTCCATTACCCCCAGTAATTAAGTAACTACCTTCCCTTTCCACAGAAACCGGCTTGGCCATTTCGGCTGTGCTCGTTTCTGCCATCGAAATCACCACCTTGCCCATGTGTTTGGTTTGCTGCATGTGGCGGAAAGCCTCAATGGCCTTTTGGATGGGAAATACTTTGTGGGGTAAGGGGTTGAGCTCACCGTGGTCGAATTTCTCCACCAGTGAGCTCAACAAGGTTTGAATTAAATTCGGGTTCCCTTGGGCTACTTCCCCTAAATCAAAGGGATAATACCGTGCATCTGGTCTTTTTTCTTTGACCTGCTTGTGATCCCAGATGCCAATTTTGCCTATTTCAATGAACCGTCCTCCGGTGGCTAAGACCTCAAAGCTCTTGTCAATGAATTCTCCATTGAAGCTGTTGAGAACAATGTCTACCCCCTCTGACTGGGTCAGAGTGTCCACTTGCTCCGCAAAATCTAAGGTACGGGAGTTCATAATGTGTTGCACTCCCTGAGATTTGAGAAATTCCCACTTGGGGGGACTAGCTGTAGCTATAACTTCTGCTCCCACCATTTGGGCTAACTGCACTGCTGCTTGTCCCACCCCTCCTGCAGCGGAATGAATTAGCACTCGATCTCCTGGCTGAATTTGGGCTAGGTATACCAAACCGTAGTAGGCGGTCAAAAAGGCTAGGGGAATAGTTGCTGCTGCCGTCAGGCTCATTTGTGCTGGTTTTGGAACTACAACCTCCTCCCGAGTCGTGACAAAGCTACTCAAGGCATCAGGAACGATGGTTGCGATCGCTTCATCTCCAACGTTTAAGTGAGATACTTTTTCCCCTACGGCCACGATGGTGCCAGCACACTCAAACCCAAAGGTCAGCTCCGTCGCCCTGGTAATGCCAAGATGTTCAGCGTAATAGTCCTTGAGCAGCCCCAGGGCATTGAGCACATCTCTGAAGTTTAGTCCTACTGCCGCCACTTGGATTTCTACTTCCTGTGGACCTGGAGGACGGCGTTTCATCGGCTGTAGGGTTAGGTTATCTAACACTCCATAGTCCGATAGCTTCAATTGGAAGGGTTGGTGGGCGGGGATTTGAAGTTGTCCCTCTTCCCCTTGGGAGTGGTTTTGATGTTCCACTAGTCTGGCGACATAACGTAACCCTTGACGATAGGCAATTTGGTTTTCGACCTCAGGAGAGTGTATTTCCTTGACTAAAGCGCCAACAGCATCCTCCTCTGTGGGGGCTGGGTCTAGGTCTAGAAGTCGGCATTGCAGTTCCGGGTGCTCATTGGCGATCACACGACCAACTCCCCATAAGGGAGCCTGCTGGACTTGTATCGGCAGTGAGTCAGTTCCAACACCCTGGGCTCCCTGGGTAACAAGCCACAGAGCTGGAACTTTCAACCCTTTGGTTTGCACCAGTGCCTGCACCAGATTTAATACACTGCCACAACCTAATTCTTGGGACTTTTGCAACTCCTGTGCCGATGTGGGTAGTGCTATCGTTTCCTGCCAACTCCACAGGTGGACAATTCCTCGTAATGGGGGTTGTTGCTCTAAGCTTTCTTGCAATAGTCGTGGAAATTCACTTCCCTGGGTTGGGTTGATTTGATAATGTTGAGAATCTAACTGTTGGTAATTCTCCCCTGGTGTAACTAAGATACAATGCTGACCTTGTTGGGTTAAGGATTCTGCCAGATGTTTGCCTATACCTGTGGGTGGGCAAAACAGCAGCCAACTACCGGGTTTTGTTAAATCAATTGATTGGTTGTCAAGTGAAGTTGATTGTGGTTGCCAATGGATTTGATATAACCAATCACCATGATCTACCTGCAAACTTCTCAAAAATGCTTCGCGGGGAGCGCGCCGAAGAGTAAAACCATCAATGCGTCCAAAGGCTTGAGCCATCTCATCGAGCAGATGGATATCATAAGCAAGGGTCTGCAATTGTTCGTTGATGCGAGTGGGTTGATTAACGTAGGCATAGAAGCGGCGCGGCGCTGTGCGGCTCAGGGTCATTCCCTGCACCTTCCATGGAGCCCAAAATACTCCTGCTTCATCTTGAAGAGGGTCTAAAGTTTCAGGAGATAGGCGGGTACACGCATCAAGGAGGACTGGATGGATTGGTTCCCCAGCCAGCTGGGATTCCAGAGCTTCTGGTACTTCAATTTCCAACAGGGAAATTCCTTCTCCTATCCAAGCCTGACGGACTGCCTCTAGCATCGGACCGTAAACCAAAGACACTTTAGCATAAATATCCTTCAGTACATCAGCGTCAATGGGTCTCAACTGTTGACGCAGAGATTTTATGTCTACTTTTAAGGCGGGTATTGAGGGTGGGGTATTTAACAGGGTAATTTCAGCGTGCTGTTGCCATTGGCCTCCCTCAGTGGCATCTCTACTAAAAACTTCCACCTTTTGCTTAGTCTGATTACTATCAGCAGGATGAATCAAAAGTTGTGTTTCACGGGTAGCATTAGGTGTGGCCAGAATTAGGGGTTGTATAAAGTTAACCTCCTCCACTGCTGCCGGTGTGCCCACTGCTGCAAATGTCATGGCGATGTAGCTGACACCGGGAATTACAGCAGTGTCGTAGACTCGGTGGTCTCCAATCCAGGGACAGTTGCTTAGGTTTATGTGCTGGTGGTAAATTGTCTGACCAGTGGCTGCCAATTCTACCTTACTTCCCAACAGTGGGTACATCTGTTGGTTCAGTCGGTTAGAATATCCCTGGGAAGTCTCTATCCAATACCGTTGCCGTTGCCAGGGATAAGTGGGCAATACCACCTTACTACGTGAATAATATTTATCAAACCCTAACCAATCAACTTTAACTCCCCGCACATATAACTGAGCTAAACTTTGTAGCATTTGCTGCCAGTCTTCTTGACCAGGACGCAGAGAAGGCAACCATACTCCGACACCCTCTGGCAAACACTGCGTTGCCATGCCTAATAAAATTGGTTTCGATCCAATTTCTAGGAAGACGTCATAACCAAGTTGGTGCAAGGTCTCCATACTTTGGGCAAACTTCACCGGTTGGCGGACATGATTTACCCAATAGCTGGCTGTAGCAACACTCTCAGAAGATCTAGCTCCTGTAACATTTGAGATCAGGGGAATCTGGGGTTGATTGTAGGTGATTTGACTAGCTACTGCTTCAAACTCTGCCAACATCGGCTCCATCAAGGGTGAATGGAAGGCGTGGGATACTTGTAGCTGTTTGGTCTTGATTCCTTCTGCTTCTAAGCTGTCCTTAACTGTCCCAACCGCTTCTGCTGCCCCAGAAATTACGATGTTTTCTGGTCCATTGATGGCGGCTATTGCCACTGTTTCTGTGTATGGGGCAATCAGTTGATTGACTTTCTCTTTTGATGCCATCACCGCTACCATTTCACCTAATGAAGGTAGCTGCTGCATTAAACGTCCCCGATGGGCAATCAGTTTTAGGCCATCTTCTAAACTAAATACTCCTGCTACACAGGCGGCCACATATTCACCCACACTGTGACCCATGACCACATCGGGTTTTATGCCCCAAGATTTCCACAACTGAAAGAGCGCATATTCGATGGCAAATAGAGCTGGTTGAGTATAGGCAGTTTGATCAATTGGTGAGGTTTCCCCTGGTTCTGGGTACAAGACACTAAGTAGAGGCTTCTGTTGATAGACACGTAGAATGCCATCACATTGCTCAAGGGTTTTCCGGAAGACCGGCTGTTGTTCATAGAGTTGCCGTCCCATATTCACTATCTGTGAACCTTGACCGGTGAATAAAAATGCGATTTTGGGCTGAGCTGTAGTGGTTGGCAGTTTTCTTTGGTATACTCCTGCCACTTCCTGTGCATCATTAAAAGCAGCAAGTTTTTCACTTAATTCAGCTACGGACTTTGCCACTACACTTAGGCGGTGGTTAAAATGCTTACGCCCGGTATTAGCAGTGAAACAGATATCTCCAATCTTATCTGTGGAATTATTTCCTAAAAATTCTTGATACCTTTGTGCTAGCTCTTGCAGCGCTTTGGAGCACTTAGCAGACAAAGTTAATATATGGCACGGACGCTCATTTATCCCTTGAATTTTGAATTGTTTTGGTGCTTCCTCCAGAATTACATGGGCATTAGTGCCACTGATACCAAAGGAACTCACCCCTGCTAGTCGTCCCTTTGAACCAGATGACCACTGAATCGGTTGGGTTGGCACTACCACTGGAAGTTCTTCCCAGTTTATATAGGGATTGGGCTGTTTGAAGTGTAGATGAGGAGCAATTTCTTGGTGTTGCATTTGTAAGACCACCTTCATCAAACCAGCAATACCTGCTGCTGCTTCTAGGTGACCAATATTGGTTTTTAGCGAACCAATTGTTAAAGGATTTTCTGAAGAACGCCCAAGTCCAAAAACAGCAGCTAAGGCTCTGACTTCTATGGGATCTCCCAAGGAAGTTCCTGTACCATGTGCTTCCACATAACTCACCTGAGATGGATTTACCTTAGCTGCTGCTAGGGTCTGCTTAATTAGTTTTTCCTGTGCCAGTTTGTTCGGAATCGTCAGACCACTACTTGGCCCATCATGATTAACGGCAGAGCCTCGAATCGTTGCCAAAATCTTATTGCCATCACTGATAGCATCTGAAAGACGCTTGAGGACGATAACCCCGCATCCCTCGCCTCTTCCGTAACCATCAGCGGCTGCATCAAAGGTCTTACAACGACCATCCGGTGATAGAGCTTTCATCTGGCATAAAGCTGTAGTCACCACAGGGGAAAGAATTAGTTGTACCCCACCCGCTAGGGCTAGATTACACTCACCTGCACGCAGGCTTTGACAAGCCAAATGTAGTGCTACCAAAGAAGAGGAACAAGCGGTATCTACAGCTAAACAAGGGCCTTGCAAACCTAAAAAGTATGATAATCGACCAGAAGCAAAGCAAAAGCCGTTTCCCGTTCCATCATAGGGGTTAATGCGCTCGATCTCACCAGAGCTTAGCTGCAATTGTGCATAATCATTTTGACCAATGCCTAGAAAAACACCTGTTTGACTATCCTTTAATTCATTCGGTGCTTGTCCTGCTCTCTCTAGAGCTTCCCAGCTCACCTCTAACATTAAACGTTGCTGGGGATCAAGGCTAATGGCTTCTCTAGGGGAAATGCCAAAAAACTGAGGTGAGAATTGGTCTACCTGGGATAATAATCCAGCCTGACGGATGTACATTTTCCCGGTCGTATCGGGATTGGGGTCGTAATAAGCATCAATGTCCCACCGCGAGCAAGGAATCGAGCTAATGGCATCTGTACCATCACGCAAAAGTCGCCAGAATGTCTCTGGGTCATTTGCTCCTCCAGGAAATCGGCAGCCCATACCAATTATGGCAATTGGTTCGCTCTTTGAACGCTCAACTGTCTCTAATCTAGCTCTTGCTTCCTTCAGTGCTAAAAGTACCTGTTTAGATGAAGAGAGTTGTTCTTCTTTGTGGGATACCTGGTTCATTAGTGACTACCTCCTAATAGCGTTTTTAGTTCTTCAACTTCCTTGGCAATTAAGGATTCGACATCGTCTTCAGCAATTTGTTTTACTTCTGACAAAGCATTCCCATGTTCTTCTTCAATTTTGGGTAAGTTCATGTCACTCTTCTCAGGTAACCTCCATCCCATTACTTCCTCAGCTAAATACTTGGAGAGTTTTTGAATGGTTGGATACTCAATTGCTAATGTTGCAGCAAGGGGAATTCTAAGATTGTTTTGGAGTCGGTTTTTTAGTTCCACTGCCATCAGTGAGTCCATACCCATGTCAACAAAACCCTGATCTGGATCTAGTAAGTCAGATGAATCAAGCCCTAATACCTTCGCAACTTCAGTTTGAATGTGAGTTATTAAAATGTTTTGGCGATCGCACTCGGGAGCAGATTCTAATCTTTCTAAAAGCTCATGCTGCTTTGTCTTTGTCGATTCGCTTTCTGTTACCAATTCCGCAAGCAATGGCATTTGATTAGCAAAACTGAATTGCTCCTGGAACACTGACCATTCCACTGGTAAAACTCCTACCTGTGGTAAGGATTTTTCCAGTAGTTGTCCTAGAATCTGCAATCCTTGTTCTGAAGCTAGAGGACTGATTCCCATAGCCACCATTCGACTTTGATAACGACTATCCAAGTTGACTGCCATCCCTGCTGTACTCCACGGTCCCCAGTTGATGCTCAAACCTGGTAAACCCATGGCACGACGATGATAAACTAGACCATCCATGAAAGCATTGGCAGCAGCATAGTTTCCTTGACCTGGTGAACCCAGTAATGAAGCCACTGAAGAGAAACAAATAAAGAAGTCTAAGGGGCTATTCTGAGTTAAGGTGTGTAAGTTCCAGGCTCCCTCTAGCTTCGGAGCCATCACACTCCTCAAGCTCTCCCAGGACATCATCTGCAATACACTATCATCTAAAACACCGGCAGCATGAATAATGCCTTTCAAGGGTGGTAGAGATGACTTAATGACCTGTACCATCTGAGCTACATCTTCTGGCTTAGAAACATCAGCTTGGAGGAGAAGCACTTTAGTTCCTAGCTGTTCTAATTCTCTAATTATCTCAATAGCTGTTCCAGATGCCTCTCGACGCCCAGTTAGTACCAGATGTCTTGCTCCCTGGGATACCATCCACTGAGCTACTTGCAGCCCTAAGGCTCCTAGTCCACCAGTAATTAGGTATGTACTATGGTCGTCCCACAAAACTTCTTTTGATTCTGCTAACACCTGCTTCACTAGACGGGGCACATAGGAAAATCCTTCTCGAAAGGCGAGATGATCTTCTCCTTGGGTATTCTGAATCTGTGCCAACAGCATCTCTACCTCACCTTGAGGTGCTGATGGATCTAAGTCCACCATTCCACCCCACAGTTGAGGATGTTCCAGAGCTGCCACTTTTCCTAGTCCCCATATGGGAGCTTGGGCTACTGCGACAGAATCACTCTGAGATGCCACTGGTTGTGCTCCACGGGTAATTAACCACAATCGAGCTGAAGCTGATAAATTTTGCTTGAGTAGAGCTTGCAGCAAATGCAAGACACTGCCACAACTGAGTCTCTGACTCTGCTCTAAACTTGAGATAGTCAACTCCTGTTCGGGAACTGCATCTAAACTCCACAGGTGAATTATTCCCTTTAATGGCAACTGGCTGGTTTTTATAACCTCTTGGAACAAAAGTTCAAAATCTCCCGGTTCGCCAGGATTAAGGCCGTAAATTCCTGTTTCCATTATCTGGTAGGCATCTCTGGCATAGACCAAAGTGCATTGATGACCTTGTTGCTGTAAATTTGCAGCCAAGGCTTGCCCAAGGACCGTGGAGTCAGCAAAAATTAGCCAATGACCCTCTTGAGAATTTTGGCTCGCTTCTAAGGTAGTCTTGACTGGGGAGGATAATGGTTTCCACTGTACTTGATAGAGCCAATCTTTGACAGTTGCTGCTGTGAGTTGTTCTTGGTGCTGTTTGACCAATATTTGCAGCATTTCTGGCAAAACCTTGGTTTGTTCTGGAGTAAATTTCCCTACTTTTTCTAATTGTTGAAGCAACTGTTGAGTATTGCCATGGTTCAGCCAATCCACAATGGTAGTGGTCTTATTTTCTGAATTGGAATAAGCAGCTTTTTGGCTGTCATTTTCTGAAGTTTCAATCCAATACCGCTGACGTTGCCAAGGATAAGTGGGCAACAGTACTTTACGACGAGGATAATCTCGGTCAAACTCTGACCAATCCACCACCACCCCCTGGACATACAACTGCCCTAAACTCTGCAGCAGTTGCTGCCAGTCTTCTTGCCCTGGACGGAGACTGGGCAACCAAACTCCTACTCCTTCTGGCAAACACTGCCTTCCCATCCCTAACAAAATTGGTTTGGAACCAATTTCGACAAATATCTGATAACCTTCTTGACCAAGGGTCTTCATCCCCCAGGCAAATTTCACCGGCTGTCGCACATGACGAACCCAATATTGGGGGGTGGCAATCTCATCATCAGCTTGTTGTCCAGTGACATTGGAAATTATTGGGATACGGGGCTTTGAGTAGGTGAGCTCTTGGGCCACTGCCTCAAAGGACCCCAGCATCGGTTCCATCAAGGCAGAATGGAAAGCATGATTTACCTGTAAAGACTTGATCTTGACCCCGTCCCCGGCCAGGGTGGCAC includes:
- a CDS encoding type I polyketide synthase; translation: MNQVSHKEEQLSSSKQVLLALKEARARLETVERSKSEPIAIIGMGCRFPGGANDPETFWRLLRDGTDAISSIPCSRWDIDAYYDPNPDTTGKMYIRQAGLLSQVDQFSPQFFGISPREAISLDPQQRLMLEVSWEALERAGQAPNELKDSQTGVFLGIGQNDYAQLQLSSGEIERINPYDGTGNGFCFASGRLSYFLGLQGPCLAVDTACSSSLVALHLACQSLRAGECNLALAGGVQLILSPVVTTALCQMKALSPDGRCKTFDAAADGYGRGEGCGVIVLKRLSDAISDGNKILATIRGSAVNHDGPSSGLTIPNKLAQEKLIKQTLAAAKVNPSQVSYVEAHGTGTSLGDPIEVRALAAVFGLGRSSENPLTIGSLKTNIGHLEAAAGIAGLMKVVLQMQHQEIAPHLHFKQPNPYINWEELPVVVPTQPIQWSSGSKGRLAGVSSFGISGTNAHVILEEAPKQFKIQGINERPCHILTLSAKCSKALQELAQRYQEFLGNNSTDKIGDICFTANTGRKHFNHRLSVVAKSVAELSEKLAAFNDAQEVAGVYQRKLPTTTAQPKIAFLFTGQGSQIVNMGRQLYEQQPVFRKTLEQCDGILRVYQQKPLLSVLYPEPGETSPIDQTAYTQPALFAIEYALFQLWKSWGIKPDVVMGHSVGEYVAACVAGVFSLEDGLKLIAHRGRLMQQLPSLGEMVAVMASKEKVNQLIAPYTETVAIAAINGPENIVISGAAEAVGTVKDSLEAEGIKTKQLQVSHAFHSPLMEPMLAEFEAVASQITYNQPQIPLISNVTGARSSESVATASYWVNHVRQPVKFAQSMETLHQLGYDVFLEIGSKPILLGMATQCLPEGVGVWLPSLRPGQEDWQQMLQSLAQLYVRGVKVDWLGFDKYYSRSKVVLPTYPWQRQRYWIETSQGYSNRLNQQMYPLLGSKVELAATGQTIYHQHINLSNCPWIGDHRVYDTAVIPGVSYIAMTFAAVGTPAAVEEVNFIQPLILATPNATRETQLLIHPADSNQTKQKVEVFSRDATEGGQWQQHAEITLLNTPPSIPALKVDIKSLRQQLRPIDADVLKDIYAKVSLVYGPMLEAVRQAWIGEGISLLEIEVPEALESQLAGEPIHPVLLDACTRLSPETLDPLQDEAGVFWAPWKVQGMTLSRTAPRRFYAYVNQPTRINEQLQTLAYDIHLLDEMAQAFGRIDGFTLRRAPREAFLRSLQVDHGDWLYQIHWQPQSTSLDNQSIDLTKPGSWLLFCPPTGIGKHLAESLTQQGQHCILVTPGENYQQLDSQHYQINPTQGSEFPRLLQESLEQQPPLRGIVHLWSWQETIALPTSAQELQKSQELGCGSVLNLVQALVQTKGLKVPALWLVTQGAQGVGTDSLPIQVQQAPLWGVGRVIANEHPELQCRLLDLDPAPTEEDAVGALVKEIHSPEVENQIAYRQGLRYVARLVEHQNHSQGEEGQLQIPAHQPFQLKLSDYGVLDNLTLQPMKRRPPGPQEVEIQVAAVGLNFRDVLNALGLLKDYYAEHLGITRATELTFGFECAGTIVAVGEKVSHLNVGDEAIATIVPDALSSFVTTREEVVVPKPAQMSLTAAATIPLAFLTAYYGLVYLAQIQPGDRVLIHSAAGGVGQAAVQLAQMVGAEVIATASPPKWEFLKSQGVQHIMNSRTLDFAEQVDTLTQSEGVDIVLNSFNGEFIDKSFEVLATGGRFIEIGKIGIWDHKQVKEKRPDARYYPFDLGEVAQGNPNLIQTLLSSLVEKFDHGELNPLPHKVFPIQKAIEAFRHMQQTKHMGKVVISMAETSTAEMAKPVSVEREGSYLITGGNGALGLRVAQWMVSIGARHMVLMGRRAPSVAAQEVINQLEQSGAEVLVVSGDVSKEQDVARILAKIDSSYPPLRGVIHGAGVLDDGVLQQMSWERFTRVMAPKVEGAWHLHTLTEHLQLDFFVCFSSMASLLGSPGQGNYAAANGFMDALAHHRRAKGLPGLSINWGPWAEVGMAGRLDHQSQKRITAQGISPIPPDQGLLLLEEVLAQEATQVGVLPVNWSEFFRQFPGDINIPLLQAFTSPLGQSQPGKSEFIQELDATPVHERRELLMTHVSSQLARVLGLTAPEQIEPRQPLFDLGIDSLMAVELKNRLESSLGHSIPSTVLFDYPTLEALVDYLGEDVLCYQLSVSSDSESQAVEQKADFSAGDLKEMSQDEIANLLAQKLATLKGGNL
- a CDS encoding type I polyketide synthase; the encoded protein is MNRNSTTIDHSSLMANALLQLESMQSKLDALERAKTEPIAIIGIGCRFPGGIDNPEAFWRILHDGVDTITEVPKNRWDIDSYYDPDPDTTGKIYTRDGGFLTEVDTFDSQFFKILPREATSLDPQQRLLLEVSWEALEYAHQVSEQLYNSLTGVFVGISTNDYAKRLLGTEAPDAYFGTGNAFSAAAGRLSYVLGLTGPSMAVDTACSSSLVAVHLACQSLRQQECHLALAGGVNLLLSPEASITFSQGRMLAPDGRCKTFDAAANGYVRGEGCGIIVLKRLSDAIASQDQILAVIRGSAINQDGPSGGLTVPNGPSQQAVIRQALKNGGVDPVQVSYIEAHGTGTSLGDPIEVGAIGAVFGASHSQEHPLIIGSLKTNIGHLEAAAGIAGLLKVVLQLQHQEIAPHLHLREPNPYINWDELPLNVPTQPTPWSAGSEKLFAGVSSFGFSGTNAHVVLEEAPSQFKSRSRSVGFAESPLAPLNNGGNSKVKSEDFSERPFHLLTLSAKSREALTELATRYQKHLETHQELALGDICFSANTGRTHFKHRLAVVASSSVELKEKLAAFSISKEVAGLYQKELQSTTTKPKVAFLFTGQGSQYVNMGRELYEQEPIFRKTLEQCDTILRLYQQKPLLSVLYPEPGETSPIDETAYTQPALFAIEYALAQLWKSWGIEPDVVMGHSVGEYVAACVAGVFSLEDGLKLIAERARLMNSLPQDGAMVSVIASVEQVRANIGASPSPNHVAIAAINAPESTVISGLEAGVQAVADQLQIEGVKTKPLKVSHGFHSPLMEPMIEEFKTVARQVSYSEPKIKMISNVTGEVATVEVATAEYWCRHIFFPVNFVAGMETLHQSGYEVFLECGPKPILLGLGRQCISKKTCIWLPSLRPRQEDWQQILQSLGELYVRGLQIDWKGFEGNYPRSKVTLPTYPFQRKRFWIEVAENYAKHEPVKEIEDSYSSFKERYAITGHLTVDNIQRCLTDLMAKELGIDTDTIDSKIDFDRYGIDSVLAVGIAQTIGSVMGVKISPLDLMQNSNLEQLSKFIANQASSQEREVLEI